GTACCTCGGTGGTGGGGGTGCCGGTTACTTCGATGCGCTCGTCGGTGTCAGTGTTGATGAGGACAAGGCCCTCGCCGACACCGCTGCCACGCCACTTGCCTGCGATTTCAGGAACAAGGGTAGACAGGATAACTTCTGGGATATCTGCGAACCCAGCATTGACGTGAAGGTCAACAGCATGAAGCCAGACTTCGCGGGTACGCATCCACAGAGTTTCAGACGCAGGCACCGTGCGGCCCTGAGCAGTCTTAACCTCTGCCTTCCAGGCATCTTCGGTAGCGTCGCGCCATGCTACATCGAGGCGAACCAAGGTGTGATCGTGCAGGTTGCGAATTGCATCCGGGATCAAAGTGGAACCGAACTCGATTTCCTTTCCGCGGGCATCCGGTGAAGAGTACATCGGGTTCTCAACGCCGGTCTTAGCCCAATCCATCAGGTTGCACAGTGCGTTTGCGTTGTATGCAACGTGTGCAGCCAGGTGGGACACGTCCCAACCTTCGAGGAGTGTGTCGCGGCCAAAATCAGCGTTGTCAATGAGCGCCAGCTGACCCGAGTAATGGGCAGTGCCACGGCGGGTGAGCTGGAGGCGCTCCTCAATGGATAGGTCGTGGAAGGAAGTCATTACTCGAACACCGTCTTGTTAGCTACGTAGCCAAGGCCCTCGATCTCGACCTTGACAACCTGGCCGTCGCCGATGTAGCGCTTCGGGTCGCGAGCGTGGCCGACACCACCTGGGGTACCGGTGACAATGACGTCGCCTGCGTCCAGTGGGTAGATGTGGGAGATGTACTCAACCAGAGCCTGTGGGCCGAAGACAAGGTCATCGGTAGGGGTGGTCTGCATCTTCTCGTCTTCGAGGTAGGTCGCAAGCTCGCCGCCAAAGGTGAAGGAATCCTTGGTGGTCATCCATGGGCCAAAGCCAGCGGACTTTTCGAAGGACTTACCGGAGTGCCACTGCAGTGTGCGGTACTGGTAGTCACGCATGGTGTAGTCGTTCATGACTGCGTAGCCAGCGATGTAATCGTTAGCATCTGCTGCCTTGACGCGACGTGCACGCTTGCCGATGATGACAGCAAGCTCACCTTCCCAGTCGAGCTCCGCGTTAGCGTACTCAGGGACTAGGACATCATCGAAAGGACCGGTCAGGGCATCGGGGAACTTAACAAACAGGGTTGGGTGCTCTGGAAGGTTGCGACCCATCTCCTTGATGTGGTTTGCGTAGTTCAGGCCAACACAGACGATCTTGTTTGGAGCAGGAACAACAGCCTCGAGGTCGGTCTGAGCGAACTCGATGGTTTCGCCCTGAGCGCCTGCTGCGATCTCTTCCCAGTTGCTTTCCTGGAGCAGGTCGCCAACGTTGGCGTATCCCTCGATCTTGACAGCAGTGGTGTCGGTTTCAACGCGGGCTGCGAAAGTGCCCTGGTTAGAGCGAATAGTTGCAAGACGCATATTTATTAAATTCCTTCCGGAGTGTAAGTACGTGCAAGGTCGAGTTTCTCAAAGATCGGGTGATCGGAGAAATTGAACAGGTCGGCACCGCCGTCGCCAGCTTCGATGTGCCACTTCTTCCAGCTTGGCACATTGAAGACGTCGCCGTGCTGCAGGTCGAACTTCTCGTCGCCAACGTATGCGGTTGCGGAGCCATCAAACAGCTGGAACACGCGGTTGCCAACTTCCTGAACAGGAATGGTCGTTGCGTTCGGGCGCAGACGGTGGAATTCCGCACGAACGGTGGACATGACGTCCTTGCCGTTGGTTGGGTTGGTGAAGCGAACCGCAGCGTGGCCTGGAGAGACAACACCCGGGAAGCCCTGGTCTTCAAGTGCAAGCTGATCCTTGAGCGCGGCATCGGTGTGCTCCCATGCGAAGCGACCGATTGGAGAGGAGACCTGCTCGCCTGGGAATGCCACTGGGCGCAGACCTGGATGGGCCCAAAGGCGCTCGCCACGGGAGTATTCAGGGGTGGATTCGTCGGTAAGCTTCTCGGTGCCGTACTCGAAGAAGCCGGTGTCCATCTGGTGAGCAAATGGAATATCCAGACCGTCAAGCCACGCCATTGGCTTGGTTGCGATGTTGTGGTGGCCGTGGAAAGCCCAGCCTGGGGTGATCAGGAAGTCGCCGCGCTTCATAGGGACTGCGTCGCCGTTGACAACGGTCCAGACACCCTCGCCCTCGATAACGAAGCGGAATGCGTTCTGGGAGTGACGGTGCTCAGGGGCATTCTCGCCAGGAGCGAGGTATTGGATTGCTGCCCAGAGGGTCGGGGAGACGTAGGTGTTTCCGCCGAGAGCTGGGTTTGCAAGGCCGATCGCGCGACGCTCGCCACCGCGGCCGACAGGAACAAGCTCGCCGGAGCGCTGTGCCATCTTGTACAGCTCTTCCCAGTCCCACTTGTGTGCGATCGCGGTAGGTTCTGGGGAGTTTGGCATGAGGCCACCGATCTGGCGCCACAGTGGCTTGAGGTGGACTTCGTCCATGCGCTTGTACATGGCGTCGAGCTCAGCCTGCTCCTCTGGAGTTGGTTCTGGTGCTTGGAAGTCGACGTGCTTATTTGAGTAGTCGGTACTCATGGGTCTTACCTCCTGTTAGTGAAGACAGAATTATTTTAAGTTGTGACTCCGAACATAGGCAGTTTCCCGTTGTGATTCAAAGGTATTCCGGGGCGCGGAAAATCTCGGCGGGGGTGAAGTCGGTCACCCCATGCCGTGAACGGTGGGAGCGCGAAACTTCTCTAAGCGCCGATTTAGGTCTCGCCCGTGTTTGATAAGCACTTCCGCGCACTTCCGGTGCACATTGCGAAAGCGCAGAGTCGGAATCGAAATTGTAATGGCTCCCAAGGTGTCGCCGAGTTCATTTCTGAGAGCCAGGCCCACGGCGGAAACGTCGTGTTCGTACAGGCCGTTGTTGATGGCAAAGCCGCGGGTGCGTGTTCTGTGCAACGTCCTGCGTAAATCTTCAAAAAGGTCGTCTGGCATCGTGGGGTACAGGGCGCGCAACTCGCCGGGGGAAAACTCCGACAGCATGGCAAGGCCGCCGGCATTATCCATTGCGGGCATCACCTGTCCACGGCGGGTGCCTACTCGCACCATTTGGCTGCCCTCCACCGAGTAAAGAAAGTGTGTCTTGTTCCCGGAAAGAGCCATCAGGTTTGCTGTTTCGCCGGTTTCGGCCGCGATTGCCTGCAAATGATCCAGCGTGTTGTGGATTAGTTCCGCTCCAATCCCCGGCGTGAGGCTGGACGCTGACAAGGCGGGTCCCGGGAGGTACGTGCGTGATTCCGATCGACTGGCAAAACCGCGATATACCAGCATTGACATGGACCTGTGAACGGTCGAAGGGGAGACGTCAAGGGCCTCGGCTGCCCCCGAAATGGTGAGGGATCCTTGGTCGCGCAGTATCAAAATCAGAACCAGTGCCAAGTCCACTGACTGCAGAAACTCTCGAGGGGGGCACCGTGGGTGGGGCCTGAATGAATCATGATCGTACCTTCCGCTATATGGAATCCCTTTGATTGTAATACCGATCACGCCGATTATGTGAGTATGGCTTCAATCTCTGACCCGCAGCGCCTTGCCGATGGCGCTTCAAACAATCTTCGCGACTACGAGTCCGAAAACCATGGGTTTACCGTCCTTGGTATTTCCGGTCGACGCTTGGCCGCAGTCCTCATCGGTTGGTTCTTTGTCGTATTCGATGGATATGACCTTATCGTTTACGGCACCGTTCAGGGTGCCCTCATGGAAGAATGGGGGATCTCCGCGGCGCAGGCTGGCACCGTGGGGTCCGCGGCCTTCCTTGGCATGGTGATCGGTGCCGTCCTGATCGGACGTATCTCGGACCGTATTGGGCGCAAGTTCGCGGTCCTGGGATCCGTGGTCGTCCTCTCGATCTTCACCATTGCGTGTGCCTTTGCCCCAGGGCCCGTGGTATTCGCAATCTTCCGTTTGCTCGCTGGTATCGGCCTCGGTGGTCTGGTTCCATCCGTCAACGCAATGACTGCGGACCTGGTTCCACCGAACAAGATGTCTTCGTGGTCCACCGTGATGATGTCCGGTGTGCCACTTGGTGGCTCGATCGCGGCAATTCTTGCTCAATGGATCGTTCCTTCCGATCCGCACTGGGGCTGGCGCATCATGTTCTTGATCGCATTTGTCCCACTGGTCGTTGGCCTTCCGATCGCCTGGTTCGTCATCCCAACGGATCGCTGGATCCAAGCAGATCACGAAGCACACCAGGGTGCGGACGACCCAGCGCAGAAGGTGGGCTTCGGAGCTCTACTTGGCCCTCAGTACCGCACAGTGTCCATCTGGTTCGCACTCGCAACGTTTGTCACCCTGCTCGCTTGGTACGGCCTGGGCACCTGGCTGCCAAAGCTTATGACCACCGCGGGCTACGACTTCGGCGCAGCACTGAACTTCACCCTGGCGCTGAACCTCGGCGCAATCATCGGCTCCGTGGTCACGGCATGGGCGGGAGACAAGTTCGGCCCAGTTCTCTCCGGCTCCGTCGCTGCATTCGTGGCAGGTGTCGCCTTGCTCCTGCTGCTGACAGGTCCTTCCATCGGTGCGGTGTACCTCATCCTGGTCCTGGCCGGTGTTGGTACACACGGCACCCAGATCCTGATCATTGCGGCAGTGACGCACTTCTACCCACACAAGCTTCGTGGCACCGCCCTGGGTTGGGCACTCGGTGTCGGACGCCTTGGTGCGGTGGCAGCTCCTCAGTTGGCGGGCCTTCTGCTCAGCTGGGGTCTGGGAGTCAACTCCAACTACCTCATGTTCGCCATCGCGGCGCTGCTCTCCTCCCTGTCGCTGTTCATCCTTGCGGGTATTCAGCGTCGACAGGTGGGTGCTGTCGATCAGGAGACTTCGACTGTCGTTTCCCACTCGGACCCGCACTAGACCTCCCAAGCTTCTTTTATCCACTTCATGAAAGGAAGATGTTCATCCATGTCCCCTCAGAAAACCAATGAGCTAGCTGGCCAGAAAATCATTATCTCGGGCGGTGGCATCGGCGGTGCCTCCGGTGCTCTCGCGCTTGCGCTTCGTGGTGCAGATGTCACCCTTTACGAGCGTCACTACGAGTTTCGCGAGGTAGGCGCAGGCCTGCAGATCGGACCTCACGGTGTGAAGATGCTGGAGAAGTGGGGTCTGAAGGAAAAGGTAGTCGCTGGTGGCTTCCTGCCGGAACGGATGCAGTTCCGCGACGGTGTTACCTCGGAACCGATCCTGACGATGAACTTCGACGAAGAGTTCATTGAGCGCTACGGCGCCGAGTACCTGGTGATTCACCGTTCCGACCTGCTCAACCTCCTCGTCGAGGCGGCAAAGGAAGCCGGCGCAAACCTTGTTAACGGCACCATGGTGACCGGCGCAGATGACCACGGCGACGGCGTCACCGTACACTTGGCTGACTTCGATACCGAGAAGCCATACGATGACGTCGAATGCGACATGCTGATTGGTTTTGATGGCACCCACTCCATCTTCCGCAAGCTGATCGTCGAAGACGACCCGGTTCCTTCCGCATACGTTGCCTACCGTGGCACTTCCAAGATCGCCGAAGAGCCAGACCCAGAGGTTGCTAACCTCAAGGATGTTCGTGGCCACATTGGCCCGCGTTGCCACTTCATCCAGTACCCACTGCGCGGTGGCGAGCTGCTGAACCAGGTCGCTGTCTTCCAGTCTCCTCGATACCTTGACGCGCTCACCAACGGCACCGAGGTGCCAGAGGACTGGGGCAACAACGAGGAATTCAAGAACGCTTTCGGCCACACCCACGACAACGTCAAGGGTCGCCTGAAGAACATGTGGCTGGACACATGGTGGCAGATGGCGGACCGCGAGCCGATCAAGAACTGGGTCGCGTCCGATCGCATCATCGTCATGGGCGACGCAGCGCACCCACCGTTGCAGTACCTCGCGTCCGGTGCAGTCATGGCCATGGAAGACTCTGAGTGCTTGGCACTTTTCGCCTCCGAGGCCGCCGCTAAGGGCGAGCTCAACTGGCCAGAGGTTTTGCGCGAGGTATCCGCAGAGCGCGCTCCTCGTTGCGAACGCATCCAGACTACCGGCCGTTTCTGGGGCGAACTGTGGCACGTCGACGGCATCTCCCGTCTGATCCGCAATGAGCTCTTCCGCGAGGCAGAGCGTACCGGCTGGTTCATCTACGCCGACTGGCTGTGGGACTACGACGCATCTCGCCGCGAGTACCTCAACGATCCTTCCAAGGGCCAGCTCCCTGAAGAAATCCGCGAGTGGGAATACAACCTGCACAAGATTGCTCGCCAGCGCGACGAAGGCAAGTCTGCAAACGAGCTGACCATCTAACTTTTGGCTTAACGACGACCACCTGCCCCGGACCACAATGTGGTCCGGGGCAGACTGTTTTAGCCTATGGCAGCGAGCAAACCGTCCGCTGCATCCGCGACAACAAATGGCATGTCTGCCACCTCTTTTTTGCTAAAAGGCTTGAGCACATAGTCGCCGGGGGATTGACGCCCTGGAGGCCGCCCGATACCTACTGCAATGCGATTGTATTCGCTAGTTCCAAGAGATTTGGTGACTGATTTGAGTCCGTTATGGCCGTGGTCGCCACCGCCGCCGCGCACTTTGACTGCACCAAAGTCCAGGTCGAGTTCGTCGTAGATCACGTAGAGATCTCTTGGTTTTACATCGAAGTAGCTGGCCAAGGCTTTCACTGGGCCCCCCGAGACATTCATAAAACCGCGCGTCCGCGCGAGAACGGTCCGCTGCGGAGTGAGGCGGCCAGCGGCTAGTTCTGCGATTTCAGTATTCGTCTTCTTGTGAACGGACAACGTAGCGGCCATCGGGGTGACACGATCGAGGAGTTCTTCGATCACCTTCACGCCGACATTGTGGCGGGTTTCAGCATATTGTGCGCCGGGGTTGCCCAAACCGACGATGAGGATAGTGGAGTCAGACACGCACCTCATCATAGATGGCGAAAACCCGCCACAACCAAGAGCTGGTTGGGCGGGTCGTCGTTAAGCGAAGGATTAGTCCTCAGCAGGCGCTTCTGCTGGGGCATCCGCAGCGGATTCTTCGCCAGCTGCGCCTTCCTCACCAGCATCGGTCTCGAGGTCTGCTTCCTCTTCCTCGGTGATGTTGAGGACCAGTGCCTCAGCGTCGTCGATCAGGGTTGCGCCCTCAGGCAGCTGGATGTCGCCAGCGAGAATCTGGGTGCCAGCCTGCAGGCCCTCGACGGAAACGGTGATCTCTTCTGGAATCTTCAGAGCGTCGATCTCGATGAGGATGGTGTCGACTTCCTGGATCAGCATTGCGCCAGAGAAGACTTCGCCTTCGGCAATGACAGGGACGTCAACCTCGACCTTTTCGCCACGCTTAATGCCCAGCATGTCGATGTGGTCGATGTTGAGGGTGATGACATTCTGGTCAATGAACTTGACCATGGAAAGGTGCTGTTCGCCGTCGATTTCAAGCTCGGCAATTGCGTTAACACCGTCGTTACGGATCAGTGCGGTGACCTCGAGGCGGTCAGCGTGGAAGTGCAGGGTCTCTTCGCCAGCGGAGTAGAGAACGCCTGGTAGGCGGCCATCGCGACGCAGGCGACGGGATGCGCCCTTGCCAAACTCTTCGCGCTTTTCAGCCTTGATTACTGGGGTTTCAGCCATGTGAATCTCCTAGGTGTATTGGGCCGCCAAATGAAAAATCCTGCGACCAACTCAAACGGTTTAGATTGCTCGTCGAGTGATCGCAGGCTTGGAAAGTCTGTGATACTTATCGCGTCGATAACGGCCCAATTGTTTCAGACCCTCGCCGAGACTAGGCAATCCTAACACTGTAACCGGCGAGAATCCAAAAGCATCTACGTCCTAACGAGAAAGCACGAAGTGGCCCTCTGCCTGCTTTGCTTCGTGTTCGTGTCCCAGAGGGATTCCCGTGCGGTCACGCAGGGCAAGCGCTGTGAATAGCCCGATCGTTGTCGCCACCAACAGGTACACCGTCACGCCCAGAGTAGATCCTGTGCGCTCAACGAGCGCCGCAGCGATCATCGGTGCGAAAGCGCCTCCGATAATTGAACCCACTGCGTAGGTGATGGAGACTCCTGAGCCACGGATCGAGGCGGGGAAGAGCTCTGCGTACGTTGCACTGGTCTGGCCGTAGGTTAGGCCTAGCCCCACGGAGAGGAAGCCCAATCCGAGCAAGACGTATCGGAGGTCTGCAGTATTGACTAGCGGGAAGAGAGTAAGCACGCCTAAGCCCTGGACGACGAATCCGATGATGAAGGTCATGCGACGGCCAATGAGGTCAGAGATCCACCCGGCGAAAAGTGTAGTCACAATCCACACTGCCGCGGATGCAGTGACCACGAGCAGAATTGGACCGCGATCCATTCCGAGCGCTCCGGTGGTGTAGTTCTGAATGTATCCGCCTGCCATCATGTAGCCGGCGACACCGTTGGCGGCGAACAAGATAGCGCCCACGATGACCAAGGGAAGGTAGCGCGTGAACAATACCGCGACAGGTTGCTTTGGCGTTTCAGCAGCGGTGCGGTCCTCCGACATTTCGGTGTAGACCGGTGACTCATCAACGCCGACGCGGACAAGGTAGCCGATGATGACTAAGACGATGGAGAACAAGAATGGGACGCGCCAGCCCCACTCCATGAAGGCGTCGCCCGGCGCGATCCAGTTCATCGCTGCAAGGGCTCCGTTGGCCATCAACAGACCTGCAGGGGCGCCGATCTGGGGCCCGGCCCCGAAAAGACCGCGCTTGTTGTCAGGGGCATGTTCCACCGCGAGCAAGACCGCAGAGCCCCATTCGCCACCGGCGGAAATGCCTTGTAAAATACGGAGGATAACCAGCGAGATTGGTGCCCAGATACCGATTGCATCGTAGGTAGGCAGCAGGCCGATGAGCGTAGTTGCGCCGCCCATTGCGAACAGCGTCACCATGAGCACGACGCGTCGGCCCAGTTTGTCGGAGAAGTGTCCAGCCATTAGCGCTCCCAGCGGGCGGAAGAGGAAGGACAGCCCGACGGTGAGAAACGCGACGATTGTCGCAGCGCCGTCTCCCATTGGGCCAAACATCAAGTGGTTGAACACAAGTCCCGCGGTTGCGGAGTACAAGAAGAAGTCGTACCACTCAATGGCGGTGCCGATCGTGGTGGCGGCAACGACGCGACGTCGCTCGGAAGTGGTTGAGGCCATCGGCAAGGATCCTTAAACGCTGGAGACTGAAAAGTGGTAAGCCGGAGGTATGGATATTTCTTCGGTAGTAGAAAAGGTACACACTCAGCTTCTTATTAGCGACCGGTGGCGCGATGGGTCCGACGGCGAGACTTATCAGGTTGAGAATCCTGCCACGGGCGAGGTCCTAGCCACGATGTCGTCGGCAAGCGAAAGCGATGCACTTGACGCAATGAATGCAGCCTGTGACGTGCAGAAAGAATGGTCGCGCACAAGCCCCCGCGAGCGCTCCGATATCTTGAGGCGCGCCTTTGAGCTGGTGACCGAGCGCAAGGAAGAATTCGCCACGTTGATGACCGCGGAGATGGGAAAGCCCTATGCCGAGGCTGTGGGCGAGGTGGCTTACGGCGCTGAATACCTTCGTTGGTTCTCAGAAGAAGCAGTACGGCAATACGGCCGGACTTTTGAAGCGCCTGAGGGCGGGAAGCGGCTGCTGACGGTACGTAAACCGGTGGGGCCATGCCTGCTGATTACTCCATGGAACTTCCCTTTGGCAATGGCTACTCGTAAGGTAGCGCCCGCTGTCGCCGCGGGCTGCACGATGGTGTTGAAACCGGCCAAGTTAACTCCGCTTACTGCGCACTATTTTGCGCAGACAATGCTTGATGCCGGCCTACCAGCAGGTGTACTCAACGTGGTGAGTTCTCAGTCAGCCTCGACGGTTTCGGAGCCGATCATGGCCGACCCGCGACTACGCAAGGTGTCGTTTACCGGGTCCACGGAAGTCGGCCGCACTTTGCTCAAAGGCGCTGCTGACAACATCCTGCGTACCTCGATGGAGCTGGGCGGAAACGCGCCAGTGCTTGTCTTTGAAGACGCGGACCTTGACGTAGCAGTCGAAGGGACGATGCAAGCAAAGATGCGGAACATCGGCGAGGCCTGCACAGCAGCAAACCGGATCTTCGTCCACGAGTCGCTCATCGACGAGTTCTCGCACCGACTTACCCAGCGCATGGAGGAACTCAAGGTAGGCAATGGCTTTGACGACGATGTCACCGTCGGACCTTTAATCGAGGAGAAGGCAGTGGACAACGTTGCATCGCTTATCGACAACGCCGTCGACCACGGTGCCAAAGTGACCACGGGTGGCACGCGCGTCGAGGGACCGGGGTACTTCTTTGCGCCAACCGTGCTGACCGGGGCGACACCCAATGCACGGGTTTTCCGTGAGGAGATCTTCGGGCCGGTGGCAGTACTTTATCCTTTCAGCACAGAAGAAGAGGCCTACAGCTTGGCAAATGACACAGAGTTTGGTCTAGCCTCTTACGTGTTTAGCGAGAATCCCGCGACGATGTTCCGAGCCTCTGACAACTTGGAGTTCGGCCTACTCGGATTCAACACCGGTATCGCCTCCAACGCCGCTGCGCCTTTTGGTGGCGTAAAGCACTCAGGCATGGGACGCGAAGGTGGGGCAGAAGGCATCGACGAGTACTCCGAGATCCAGTACATCGCGGTCGCGGACCCGTACTAGATGTACTTCGAGCCTTCCCTCGCCGATAGGGGAGCAAGGTCGTGGGTAGCGATGAACTCTGCTACCCACGCTGGGTTTGCCTTGGAATAGTCGCGCAGCGCCCAGCCAATCGCCTTATTGATGAAAAACTCTTTAGACCCAAGGTTGGCCATGATAATCTGTGCGAGCAGTTCGGAATCCGTCTCAGTGCGAAACCCCAATTGGTGAATAATCGCCACGCGTCGCACCCAATAATCTGAGTCTTGAGCCCACTCCAGCATGGATTCCGCGTCGGCAGCCTGGCCTACACCTTTAGCTAGCGAATCCACGGTGTCCCACCACGACTTTGTTTGTACTAGGCGCTTCAAATCGGGCAGGTCGGTCGTCGTCAAGCGTCCGAAGCGAATGTGGTCGCAGGCGCAGTAGTGATACTCGCGTTCGGGCTCGTCGAAAAGCAACTGCGCAAAATCAAAATCGGTGGGACGAAAGTGCACGATGCTGCGTGTCGACGATCGACGCTCGCCCGCAGAAATGCCAAGGAACTGGAATTGGTTACGCATGTATGCGGCCATCTGGTCGGCGCGGGAGGGATCGGCAAGGGGGAGGAGCGTGGCATGCACCTCGTCGAGAGTTCTCATAAACCCATACAATCACCACATGGACAAACTGCGCTATGCCTGCATCATGATCGGTGGCTTCTTAGGCCCGTTCGCTGCACAATCGTTAGCAGTTGTTCTGCCGGAGTTCGCGGGTGATTTCGAAATCTCCCTCGGTCTAGCTGCGCTGACGATGACGGCTTATTCGCTGCCGTTTGCTTCGACGATGCTGATTTCCTCGTATCTTGTGCGAGGAATATCGCCGACTCAGGTAGTGCGGGTTGCATATATCGTGATCGCCGTTGTTTCGGTGGTGTTGGTGTTCTCGCCGAAGTGGTGGCTGTTCTTGATTGCCTTCACAATAGCGGGGATCGCAAACGCGTTTACTACCCCCATTTTGCAGCTGATCCTGAAGCACATCACTCCCGACGAAAAGCTGGGGCAGGCCCTTGGTGCGTACGCAGCGATGC
The Corynebacterium breve genome window above contains:
- a CDS encoding maleylpyruvate isomerase family mycothiol-dependent enzyme: MTSFHDLSIEERLQLTRRGTAHYSGQLALIDNADFGRDTLLEGWDVSHLAAHVAYNANALCNLMDWAKTGVENPMYSSPDARGKEIEFGSTLIPDAIRNLHDHTLVRLDVAWRDATEDAWKAEVKTAQGRTVPASETLWMRTREVWLHAVDLHVNAGFADIPEVILSTLVPEIAGKWRGSGVGEGLVLINTDTDERIEVTGTPTTEVRGSLAGLARWASGRGGRGVNEDAPTPPRWL
- a CDS encoding fumarylacetoacetate hydrolase family protein; this translates as MRLATIRSNQGTFAARVETDTTAVKIEGYANVGDLLQESNWEEIAAGAQGETIEFAQTDLEAVVPAPNKIVCVGLNYANHIKEMGRNLPEHPTLFVKFPDALTGPFDDVLVPEYANAELDWEGELAVIIGKRARRVKAADANDYIAGYAVMNDYTMRDYQYRTLQWHSGKSFEKSAGFGPWMTTKDSFTFGGELATYLEDEKMQTTPTDDLVFGPQALVEYISHIYPLDAGDVIVTGTPGGVGHARDPKRYIGDGQVVKVEIEGLGYVANKTVFE
- a CDS encoding cupin domain-containing protein — protein: MSTDYSNKHVDFQAPEPTPEEQAELDAMYKRMDEVHLKPLWRQIGGLMPNSPEPTAIAHKWDWEELYKMAQRSGELVPVGRGGERRAIGLANPALGGNTYVSPTLWAAIQYLAPGENAPEHRHSQNAFRFVIEGEGVWTVVNGDAVPMKRGDFLITPGWAFHGHHNIATKPMAWLDGLDIPFAHQMDTGFFEYGTEKLTDESTPEYSRGERLWAHPGLRPVAFPGEQVSSPIGRFAWEHTDAALKDQLALEDQGFPGVVSPGHAAVRFTNPTNGKDVMSTVRAEFHRLRPNATTIPVQEVGNRVFQLFDGSATAYVGDEKFDLQHGDVFNVPSWKKWHIEAGDGGADLFNFSDHPIFEKLDLARTYTPEGI
- a CDS encoding IclR family transcriptional regulator is translated as MDLALVLILILRDQGSLTISGAAEALDVSPSTVHRSMSMLVYRGFASRSESRTYLPGPALSASSLTPGIGAELIHNTLDHLQAIAAETGETANLMALSGNKTHFLYSVEGSQMVRVGTRRGQVMPAMDNAGGLAMLSEFSPGELRALYPTMPDDLFEDLRRTLHRTRTRGFAINNGLYEHDVSAVGLALRNELGDTLGAITISIPTLRFRNVHRKCAEVLIKHGRDLNRRLEKFRAPTVHGMG
- a CDS encoding MFS transporter, yielding MASISDPQRLADGASNNLRDYESENHGFTVLGISGRRLAAVLIGWFFVVFDGYDLIVYGTVQGALMEEWGISAAQAGTVGSAAFLGMVIGAVLIGRISDRIGRKFAVLGSVVVLSIFTIACAFAPGPVVFAIFRLLAGIGLGGLVPSVNAMTADLVPPNKMSSWSTVMMSGVPLGGSIAAILAQWIVPSDPHWGWRIMFLIAFVPLVVGLPIAWFVIPTDRWIQADHEAHQGADDPAQKVGFGALLGPQYRTVSIWFALATFVTLLAWYGLGTWLPKLMTTAGYDFGAALNFTLALNLGAIIGSVVTAWAGDKFGPVLSGSVAAFVAGVALLLLLTGPSIGAVYLILVLAGVGTHGTQILIIAAVTHFYPHKLRGTALGWALGVGRLGAVAAPQLAGLLLSWGLGVNSNYLMFAIAALLSSLSLFILAGIQRRQVGAVDQETSTVVSHSDPH
- a CDS encoding FAD-dependent monooxygenase, which translates into the protein MSPQKTNELAGQKIIISGGGIGGASGALALALRGADVTLYERHYEFREVGAGLQIGPHGVKMLEKWGLKEKVVAGGFLPERMQFRDGVTSEPILTMNFDEEFIERYGAEYLVIHRSDLLNLLVEAAKEAGANLVNGTMVTGADDHGDGVTVHLADFDTEKPYDDVECDMLIGFDGTHSIFRKLIVEDDPVPSAYVAYRGTSKIAEEPDPEVANLKDVRGHIGPRCHFIQYPLRGGELLNQVAVFQSPRYLDALTNGTEVPEDWGNNEEFKNAFGHTHDNVKGRLKNMWLDTWWQMADREPIKNWVASDRIIVMGDAAHPPLQYLASGAVMAMEDSECLALFASEAAAKGELNWPEVLREVSAERAPRCERIQTTGRFWGELWHVDGISRLIRNELFREAERTGWFIYADWLWDYDASRREYLNDPSKGQLPEEIREWEYNLHKIARQRDEGKSANELTI
- the pth gene encoding aminoacyl-tRNA hydrolase; its protein translation is MSDSTILIVGLGNPGAQYAETRHNVGVKVIEELLDRVTPMAATLSVHKKTNTEIAELAAGRLTPQRTVLARTRGFMNVSGGPVKALASYFDVKPRDLYVIYDELDLDFGAVKVRGGGGDHGHNGLKSVTKSLGTSEYNRIAVGIGRPPGRQSPGDYVLKPFSKKEVADMPFVVADAADGLLAAIG
- a CDS encoding 50S ribosomal protein L25/general stress protein Ctc — protein: MAETPVIKAEKREEFGKGASRRLRRDGRLPGVLYSAGEETLHFHADRLEVTALIRNDGVNAIAELEIDGEQHLSMVKFIDQNVITLNIDHIDMLGIKRGEKVEVDVPVIAEGEVFSGAMLIQEVDTILIEIDALKIPEEITVSVEGLQAGTQILAGDIQLPEGATLIDDAEALVLNITEEEEADLETDAGEEGAAGEESAADAPAEAPAED
- a CDS encoding MFS transporter — encoded protein: MASTTSERRRVVAATTIGTAIEWYDFFLYSATAGLVFNHLMFGPMGDGAATIVAFLTVGLSFLFRPLGALMAGHFSDKLGRRVVLMVTLFAMGGATTLIGLLPTYDAIGIWAPISLVILRILQGISAGGEWGSAVLLAVEHAPDNKRGLFGAGPQIGAPAGLLMANGALAAMNWIAPGDAFMEWGWRVPFLFSIVLVIIGYLVRVGVDESPVYTEMSEDRTAAETPKQPVAVLFTRYLPLVIVGAILFAANGVAGYMMAGGYIQNYTTGALGMDRGPILLVVTASAAVWIVTTLFAGWISDLIGRRMTFIIGFVVQGLGVLTLFPLVNTADLRYVLLGLGFLSVGLGLTYGQTSATYAELFPASIRGSGVSITYAVGSIIGGAFAPMIAAALVERTGSTLGVTVYLLVATTIGLFTALALRDRTGIPLGHEHEAKQAEGHFVLSR
- a CDS encoding NAD-dependent succinate-semialdehyde dehydrogenase; its protein translation is MDISSVVEKVHTQLLISDRWRDGSDGETYQVENPATGEVLATMSSASESDALDAMNAACDVQKEWSRTSPRERSDILRRAFELVTERKEEFATLMTAEMGKPYAEAVGEVAYGAEYLRWFSEEAVRQYGRTFEAPEGGKRLLTVRKPVGPCLLITPWNFPLAMATRKVAPAVAAGCTMVLKPAKLTPLTAHYFAQTMLDAGLPAGVLNVVSSQSASTVSEPIMADPRLRKVSFTGSTEVGRTLLKGAADNILRTSMELGGNAPVLVFEDADLDVAVEGTMQAKMRNIGEACTAANRIFVHESLIDEFSHRLTQRMEELKVGNGFDDDVTVGPLIEEKAVDNVASLIDNAVDHGAKVTTGGTRVEGPGYFFAPTVLTGATPNARVFREEIFGPVAVLYPFSTEEEAYSLANDTEFGLASYVFSENPATMFRASDNLEFGLLGFNTGIASNAAAPFGGVKHSGMGREGGAEGIDEYSEIQYIAVADPY
- a CDS encoding DNA alkylation repair protein, encoding MRTLDEVHATLLPLADPSRADQMAAYMRNQFQFLGISAGERRSSTRSIVHFRPTDFDFAQLLFDEPEREYHYCACDHIRFGRLTTTDLPDLKRLVQTKSWWDTVDSLAKGVGQAADAESMLEWAQDSDYWVRRVAIIHQLGFRTETDSELLAQIIMANLGSKEFFINKAIGWALRDYSKANPAWVAEFIATHDLAPLSAREGSKYI